The following proteins are co-located in the Sphingomonas panacis genome:
- the groES gene encoding co-chaperone GroES, translating to MNFRPLHDRVLVKRVEAEEKTAGGIIIPDTAKEKPQEGEVVAVGTGTKAEDGKVTPLDVKAGDKILFGKWSGTEVKVDGEDLLIMKESDILGIVG from the coding sequence ATGAACTTTCGTCCATTGCACGACCGCGTTCTCGTGAAGCGTGTCGAGGCTGAGGAAAAGACGGCTGGCGGGATCATCATCCCCGACACCGCCAAGGAAAAGCCGCAAGAGGGCGAAGTCGTCGCCGTCGGCACCGGCACCAAGGCGGAAGACGGCAAGGTCACGCCGCTCGACGTCAAGGCCGGCGACAAGATCCTGTTCGGCAAATGGTCGGGCACCGAGGTCAAGGTCGACGGTGAAGACCTGCTCATCATGAAAGAGTCGGACATTCTGGGGATTGTCGGCTGA
- the sppA gene encoding signal peptide peptidase SppA, whose translation MKLVRGAWKLLVGIKDALVLIAMLLFFGVLFGALAARPGGSTTRQGALLLKLDGPIVEQPSEPGTLASLSGSPSAPEYRLRDLVRALDKAKGDSDVKVVVLDLDSFGGGYPAAVNEVADAIRRVRDSGKPVLAYATAYTDSGYRLAANASEIWVNPMGGSLFMGPGGSQLYYKGLIDKLGVTAHVYRVGKYKSFVEPYTRDAASPEAKEEVVKLYQVLFAQWQEAIAKARPKAKITPFLTQPDKVIVAAQGNVAQANLDAGLVDKLGTRLDFNKRVAGLAGVASGKAAGTFNTIKYDGYVSRNPLPTGGAAVGVLTVAGDIIDGKSTAGSAGGDTVAKLLLDGLAKKNLKALVVRVDSPGGSALASETMRRAIQEAKAQKLPVVVSMGSVAASGGYWVSTAGDRIFAEPTTITGSIGIFGIIPTFENTLKKIGITTDGVKTTPISGQPDIYAGTNAETDAIFQAGIESGYRQFITRVAAARHMTPQRVDAIGQGRVWDGGTARQIGLVDQFGGLDDAVAAAAKLAGLKADGYHAEYLEKQPGALAKLIARFMRDDDDDAKSDGDAFTRIAAQHRAAFAQALGDVKRIGTGAAIQARCLECEGLGATAPAQGDVTLMNLILARFGW comes from the coding sequence GTGAAACTCGTTCGGGGTGCTTGGAAGCTTCTGGTCGGGATCAAGGACGCGCTCGTCCTGATCGCGATGCTGCTGTTCTTCGGCGTGCTGTTCGGCGCGCTCGCGGCGCGGCCCGGCGGTTCGACCACCCGGCAGGGCGCGTTGCTGCTCAAGCTCGACGGCCCGATCGTCGAGCAGCCGAGCGAGCCGGGTACGCTCGCCAGCCTGAGCGGATCGCCCTCCGCGCCCGAATATCGCCTGCGCGATCTGGTGCGTGCGCTCGACAAGGCGAAGGGGGACAGCGACGTCAAGGTCGTCGTGCTCGATCTCGACTCGTTCGGCGGCGGCTATCCGGCGGCGGTCAACGAGGTCGCCGACGCGATCCGGCGCGTGCGGGACAGCGGCAAGCCGGTGCTGGCCTATGCCACCGCCTATACCGACAGCGGCTATCGCCTCGCCGCCAACGCGAGCGAGATCTGGGTCAACCCGATGGGCGGTTCGCTGTTCATGGGGCCGGGCGGATCGCAGCTTTACTACAAGGGCCTGATCGACAAGCTCGGCGTCACCGCGCACGTCTACCGCGTCGGCAAGTACAAGTCGTTCGTCGAGCCCTATACGCGCGACGCCGCTTCGCCCGAGGCGAAGGAGGAGGTCGTCAAACTGTATCAGGTGCTGTTCGCACAATGGCAGGAGGCGATCGCCAAGGCCCGGCCCAAGGCCAAGATCACGCCGTTCCTGACCCAGCCCGACAAGGTGATCGTCGCCGCGCAGGGCAATGTCGCGCAGGCCAATCTCGACGCTGGGCTGGTCGACAAGCTCGGCACCCGGCTCGATTTCAACAAGCGCGTCGCGGGACTCGCCGGCGTCGCCAGCGGCAAGGCGGCCGGCACGTTCAACACGATCAAGTACGACGGCTATGTCTCGCGCAATCCGCTGCCGACCGGCGGCGCGGCTGTGGGCGTGCTGACGGTCGCGGGCGACATCATCGACGGCAAATCGACCGCGGGGAGTGCCGGTGGCGATACCGTCGCCAAGCTGCTGCTCGACGGGCTCGCCAAGAAGAACCTCAAGGCGCTGGTGGTACGAGTCGATTCGCCGGGCGGCTCGGCGCTCGCCTCGGAGACGATGCGACGCGCGATCCAGGAGGCGAAGGCGCAGAAGCTGCCGGTCGTCGTTTCGATGGGGTCGGTCGCTGCGTCGGGCGGCTATTGGGTGTCGACCGCGGGCGACCGCATCTTCGCCGAGCCGACGACGATCACCGGCTCGATCGGCATCTTCGGGATCATCCCGACCTTCGAGAACACCTTGAAGAAAATCGGCATCACCACCGATGGGGTGAAGACCACGCCGATCTCGGGCCAGCCCGATATCTATGCGGGCACCAACGCCGAGACCGACGCGATCTTCCAGGCGGGGATCGAGAGCGGCTATCGCCAGTTCATCACCCGCGTCGCCGCCGCACGCCACATGACGCCGCAACGTGTCGACGCGATCGGGCAGGGGCGTGTGTGGGACGGCGGCACCGCGCGCCAGATCGGGCTGGTCGACCAGTTCGGCGGACTCGACGATGCGGTCGCGGCGGCGGCGAAGCTGGCCGGGCTGAAGGCCGACGGCTATCACGCCGAATATCTGGAGAAGCAGCCGGGCGCGCTCGCCAAGCTGATCGCGCGGTTCATGCGCGACGACGATGACGACGCCAAGAGTGACGGCGACGCCTTCACCCGAATCGCCGCGCAGCACCGCGCGGCGTTCGCTCAGGCGCTGGGCGACGTGAAGCGGATCGGCACGGGTGCGGCGATCCAGGCGCGCTGCCTCGAATGCGAAGGACTGGGCGCGACCGCACCGGCACAAGGGGACGTGACGTTGATGAACCTGATTCTGGCGCGCTTCGGATGGTGA
- a CDS encoding GNAT family N-acetyltransferase, whose product MVIAVRPATPDDASAIADIYRPYVEAATISFETEAPDADEMRRRMLASEGRFPWLVVTEGEAGTVIGYAYAGTFRDRPAYEYTVETSVYLVQAAQGKGYGRQLYDALIDTVRAQGFAHAVSVITLPNDWLIRLNESVGFKRTGVLRELGYKNGRWIDVGFWQCELNDATIPPKQPKPFSETGMVWNW is encoded by the coding sequence ATGGTGATCGCGGTTCGCCCCGCCACGCCCGACGACGCTTCGGCGATCGCGGATATCTATCGCCCCTATGTCGAGGCCGCGACGATCTCGTTCGAGACCGAGGCGCCCGACGCCGACGAGATGCGCCGCCGCATGCTCGCCTCGGAGGGCCGCTTCCCGTGGCTAGTGGTGACCGAGGGCGAGGCCGGGACGGTGATCGGCTATGCCTATGCCGGCACGTTCCGCGACCGCCCGGCGTATGAATATACCGTCGAGACCTCGGTCTATCTGGTGCAGGCCGCGCAGGGGAAGGGCTATGGCCGCCAGCTTTACGACGCGCTGATCGACACGGTGCGCGCGCAAGGGTTCGCCCATGCGGTGAGTGTCATCACCTTGCCCAACGACTGGCTGATCCGGCTGAACGAATCGGTCGGCTTCAAGCGGACCGGCGTGCTGCGCGAGCTTGGCTACAAGAACGGCCGGTGGATCGACGTGGGGTTCTGGCAATGCGAACTCAACGACGCGACGATCCCGCCCAAGCAACCCAAGCCGTTCAGCGAGACCGGGATGGTGTGGAATTGGTGA